One genomic region from Prunus persica cultivar Lovell chromosome G3, Prunus_persica_NCBIv2, whole genome shotgun sequence encodes:
- the LOC18783653 gene encoding CSC1-like protein HYP1 isoform X2, which translates to MIVWALLTSVGINLGLCLLFFTLYSVLRKQPSNLEVYAPRLVAAKEGSEQKNGFNFERLLPTAGWVKRAWQPSEDELLSVSSLDAVVFIRIFIFSLRVFGFAGIVGVLILLPINYLGNQLDVDFDFSDLPNKSLDSFSISNVNDGSKWLWVHFCAVYIFSGVVCYLLHYEYGYISSKRYAHYYSSKPQPHQFTILVRGIPVSSGSSCSETVERFFTEYYPSTYLSHAVVRRTNELQRLTSDAEKLYRRLVHLKSETKPQQRSRRDGFCGLFGRKVDVLDQYGKKLENLEDNVRMEQLSVAGKEVPAAFVSFKSRLGAAIALHIQQGTNPTEWVTERAPEPQDVHWPFFSSSFTFFSSSFIKRWISKLVVVVACAALTILFLIPVVIVQGLTNLEQLETWFPFLKSILNLTVVSEVITGCISFSQIEKSACTKMLWFTIWNIFLANTLSGSVLYRFNIFLEPKKIPGILADAVPAQASFFIAYVVTSGWTSLLSSELFRLLPLISSIIKRPFSGKDDDEFEVPSIPYHSDIPKVLFFGLLGITYFFLAPLILPFLLVYCCLGYIIYRNQLLNVYAPKYETGGRFWPTVHNSTIFSLVLMHVIAIGIFGLKKLSLASSLTVPLPILTLLFNEYCRKRFLPIFKDYPVECLIKKDREDQNDPTIAVFYDKLRTAYKDPALMPKRHPRSTDDHNSPLLQAGV; encoded by the exons ATGATAGTGTGGGCACTTTTAACATCAGTAGGAATCAATCTTGGTCTTTGTCTCCTCTTCTTCACTCTATATTCTGTATTGAGGAAGCAACCCAGTAATCTTGAAGTCTATGCACCGCGCTTGGTTGCTGCTAAAGAAGGATCTGAGCAAAAAAATGGTTTCAATTTCGAGAGGCTGTTACCAACTGCAGGTTGGGTGAAAAGAGCATGGCAGCCCTCTGAAGATGAGCTCCTCTCAGTCTCCAGCTTAGATGCTGTGGTCTTCATTCGCATTTTTATCTTCAG TTTGAGAGTCTTTGGCTTTGCTGGGATTGTTGGGGTTCTCATTCTTCTTCCAATAAATTATCTGGGGAACCAGCTCGATgtggattttgatttttctgatttgCCCAACAAGTCTTTGGACTCCTTCAGTATTTCAAATGTCAATGATGGCTCAAAATG GTTATGGGTTCACTTTTGTGCAGTATACATTTTCAGTGGAGTCGTCTGCTATCTTCTTCATTAT GAGTATGGCTATATCTCATCAAAGAGATATGCGCACTACTATTCATCCAAACCTCAGCCTCATCAATTTACAATATTAGTTCGTGGTATTCCTGTCTCATCTGGGAGCAGCTGCAGTGAAACTGTTGAGAGATTTTTTACAGAGTATTATCCTTCTACTTATCTTTCACATGCAGTGGTTCGCCGAACCAACGAACTCCAACGTCTCACT AGTGATGCAGAAAAGCTATACAGAAGGCTTGTGCATCTGAAATCGGAAACTAAGCCCCAGCAAAGATCCAGACGTGATGGCTTTTGCGGGCTTTTTGGACGCAAAGTTGATGTTTTAGATCAATATGgaaagaaattggaaaatttagAAGATAATGTGAGAATGGAGCAATTGTCAGTGGCAGGAAAG GAAGTTCCAGCTGCCTTTGTGTCATTTAAGTCCCGGCTTGGTGCTGCAATAGCTTTACACATTCAACAAGGAACAAATCCCACAGAATGGGTCACCGAGAGGGCTCCGGAGCCTCAAGACGTTCACTGgcccttcttttcttcatcttttaccttcttttcttcatcttttataAAAAGATGGATCTCCAagctggtggtggtggttgcaTGCGCTGCTCTTACAATTTTATTCCTCATTCCAGTTGTAATAGTGCAAGGCCTTACTAATCTTGAACAGTTGGAAACGTGGTTTCCTTTTCTGAAAAGCATACTGAACCT AACAGTTGTCAGTGAAGTCATAACAG GTTGCATCTCTTTCAGTCAGATAGAAAAAAGTGCATGCACCAAGATGTTGTGGTTTACAATATGGAACATTTTCTTGGCAAATACACTATCAGGGTCAGTTCTCTATCGGTTCAATATCtttcttgagcccaaaaaGATTCCGGGAATCCTTGCTGATGCTGTTCCAGCACAG GCATCATTCTTCATTGCATATGTTGTGACATCTGGATGGACCAGTCTTCTATCCTCAGAACTCTTCCGCCTGCTTCCCCTGATTTCCAGTATTATAAAAAGACcattttcaggaaaagatgatgatgaatttGAGGTTCCTTCAATTCCATACCACAGTGACATTCCTAAAGTTCTGTTTTTCGGACTCCTtggaataacatatttcttcCTGGCTCCGCTGATTCTCCCCTTCCTTTTGGTTTACTGTTGTCTGGGATACATAATCTACCGTAACCAG CTGCTAAATGTATATGCACCCAAGTATGAAACTGGCGGAAGATTTTGGCCAACTGTGCACAACtcaacaattttttccttggTACTGATGCACGTTATTGCAATTGGGATATTTGGGCTTAAGAAGCTTTCCTTGGCTTCTAGTTTGACTGTCCCTCTTCCAATTCTCACGCTTCTTTTTAATGAGTACTGCCGTAAACGATTTCTACCAATATTCAAAGACTATCCTGTTGAG TGTTTGATAAAGAAAGATAGAGAAGACCAAAATGATCCTACAATAGCTGTGTTTTATGATAAATTACGCACTGCATATAAGGATCCAGCTCTGATGCCAAAACGCCATCCAAGAAGCACTGATGACCATAACTCACCCCTTCTTCAAGCTGGAGTCTGA
- the LOC18783653 gene encoding CSC1-like protein HYP1 isoform X1, whose protein sequence is MIVWALLTSVGINLGLCLLFFTLYSVLRKQPSNLEVYAPRLVAAKEGSEQKNGFNFERLLPTAGWVKRAWQPSEDELLSVSSLDAVVFIRIFIFSLRVFGFAGIVGVLILLPINYLGNQLDVDFDFSDLPNKSLDSFSISNVNDGSKWLWVHFCAVYIFSGVVCYLLHYEYGYISSKRYAHYYSSKPQPHQFTILVRGIPVSSGSSCSETVERFFTEYYPSTYLSHAVVRRTNELQRLTSDAEKLYRRLVHLKSETKPQQRSRRDGFCGLFGRKVDVLDQYGKKLENLEDNVRMEQLSVAGKEVPAAFVSFKSRLGAAIALHIQQGTNPTEWVTERAPEPQDVHWPFFSSSFTFFSSSFIKRWISKLVVVVACAALTILFLIPVVIVQGLTNLEQLETWFPFLKSILNLTVVSEVITGYLPSLILHLFLSFVPPIMIMLSSMEGCISFSQIEKSACTKMLWFTIWNIFLANTLSGSVLYRFNIFLEPKKIPGILADAVPAQASFFIAYVVTSGWTSLLSSELFRLLPLISSIIKRPFSGKDDDEFEVPSIPYHSDIPKVLFFGLLGITYFFLAPLILPFLLVYCCLGYIIYRNQLLNVYAPKYETGGRFWPTVHNSTIFSLVLMHVIAIGIFGLKKLSLASSLTVPLPILTLLFNEYCRKRFLPIFKDYPVECLIKKDREDQNDPTIAVFYDKLRTAYKDPALMPKRHPRSTDDHNSPLLQAGV, encoded by the exons ATGATAGTGTGGGCACTTTTAACATCAGTAGGAATCAATCTTGGTCTTTGTCTCCTCTTCTTCACTCTATATTCTGTATTGAGGAAGCAACCCAGTAATCTTGAAGTCTATGCACCGCGCTTGGTTGCTGCTAAAGAAGGATCTGAGCAAAAAAATGGTTTCAATTTCGAGAGGCTGTTACCAACTGCAGGTTGGGTGAAAAGAGCATGGCAGCCCTCTGAAGATGAGCTCCTCTCAGTCTCCAGCTTAGATGCTGTGGTCTTCATTCGCATTTTTATCTTCAG TTTGAGAGTCTTTGGCTTTGCTGGGATTGTTGGGGTTCTCATTCTTCTTCCAATAAATTATCTGGGGAACCAGCTCGATgtggattttgatttttctgatttgCCCAACAAGTCTTTGGACTCCTTCAGTATTTCAAATGTCAATGATGGCTCAAAATG GTTATGGGTTCACTTTTGTGCAGTATACATTTTCAGTGGAGTCGTCTGCTATCTTCTTCATTAT GAGTATGGCTATATCTCATCAAAGAGATATGCGCACTACTATTCATCCAAACCTCAGCCTCATCAATTTACAATATTAGTTCGTGGTATTCCTGTCTCATCTGGGAGCAGCTGCAGTGAAACTGTTGAGAGATTTTTTACAGAGTATTATCCTTCTACTTATCTTTCACATGCAGTGGTTCGCCGAACCAACGAACTCCAACGTCTCACT AGTGATGCAGAAAAGCTATACAGAAGGCTTGTGCATCTGAAATCGGAAACTAAGCCCCAGCAAAGATCCAGACGTGATGGCTTTTGCGGGCTTTTTGGACGCAAAGTTGATGTTTTAGATCAATATGgaaagaaattggaaaatttagAAGATAATGTGAGAATGGAGCAATTGTCAGTGGCAGGAAAG GAAGTTCCAGCTGCCTTTGTGTCATTTAAGTCCCGGCTTGGTGCTGCAATAGCTTTACACATTCAACAAGGAACAAATCCCACAGAATGGGTCACCGAGAGGGCTCCGGAGCCTCAAGACGTTCACTGgcccttcttttcttcatcttttaccttcttttcttcatcttttataAAAAGATGGATCTCCAagctggtggtggtggttgcaTGCGCTGCTCTTACAATTTTATTCCTCATTCCAGTTGTAATAGTGCAAGGCCTTACTAATCTTGAACAGTTGGAAACGTGGTTTCCTTTTCTGAAAAGCATACTGAACCT AACAGTTGTCAGTGAAGTCATAACAGGTTATCTTCCAAGTCTTATTCTTCATTTGTTCCTTTCTTTTGTGCCACCCATCATGATAATGTTGTCATCCATGGAAGGTTGCATCTCTTTCAGTCAGATAGAAAAAAGTGCATGCACCAAGATGTTGTGGTTTACAATATGGAACATTTTCTTGGCAAATACACTATCAGGGTCAGTTCTCTATCGGTTCAATATCtttcttgagcccaaaaaGATTCCGGGAATCCTTGCTGATGCTGTTCCAGCACAG GCATCATTCTTCATTGCATATGTTGTGACATCTGGATGGACCAGTCTTCTATCCTCAGAACTCTTCCGCCTGCTTCCCCTGATTTCCAGTATTATAAAAAGACcattttcaggaaaagatgatgatgaatttGAGGTTCCTTCAATTCCATACCACAGTGACATTCCTAAAGTTCTGTTTTTCGGACTCCTtggaataacatatttcttcCTGGCTCCGCTGATTCTCCCCTTCCTTTTGGTTTACTGTTGTCTGGGATACATAATCTACCGTAACCAG CTGCTAAATGTATATGCACCCAAGTATGAAACTGGCGGAAGATTTTGGCCAACTGTGCACAACtcaacaattttttccttggTACTGATGCACGTTATTGCAATTGGGATATTTGGGCTTAAGAAGCTTTCCTTGGCTTCTAGTTTGACTGTCCCTCTTCCAATTCTCACGCTTCTTTTTAATGAGTACTGCCGTAAACGATTTCTACCAATATTCAAAGACTATCCTGTTGAG TGTTTGATAAAGAAAGATAGAGAAGACCAAAATGATCCTACAATAGCTGTGTTTTATGATAAATTACGCACTGCATATAAGGATCCAGCTCTGATGCCAAAACGCCATCCAAGAAGCACTGATGACCATAACTCACCCCTTCTTCAAGCTGGAGTCTGA